A stretch of Cicer arietinum cultivar CDC Frontier isolate Library 1 chromosome 5, Cicar.CDCFrontier_v2.0, whole genome shotgun sequence DNA encodes these proteins:
- the LOC101499985 gene encoding uncharacterized protein isoform X2 produces MLFSFSVSKLLTLTRYAFSLSSIPNFLPISSSNTFLLSFSSHSPFNSNEFDVNHAVSSFHRMLSMNPTPSIVQFNRILTSFVKMNHYPTAISLSHLLEFNGIMPDIFTFNILINCYCHLGQMNFSFSILGKILKMGFQENTITLNTLMKGLCLNNKIREALHFHDHVVAKGFQLDQVSYGILINGLCKMGETRPALQLLRRIDGKLANVVMYSTIIDSLCKDKSINDAYELYVEMIAKRISPDVITFNNLLYGFCIVGQLKEAFGLFHEMVLKNVNPNDYTFNILVDSLCKEAKVKEAMNVLAIMIKDGVKPNVVTYGALMDGYCLVNQVNKAIKIFNTMVHKGVVPNVRCYNIIINGLCKNKMVDEAMNFKEMHNKMIVPDVVTYSTLIDGLCKSGKISSAWELVDEMHRIGLQVNVITYSSLLHALCKKNQLDQAIALVKKMTDQGIQPNIITYNILIDGLCKGGRLKNAQVIFHDLLTKGYQLTVWTYNIMINGFCKDCLFDEALALLSRMEDNGCIPDFLVAQEA; encoded by the exons ATGTTGTTTTCTTTCTCAGTTTCAAAGTTATTAACCCTAACAAGGTATGCTTTCTCTCTTTCTTCCATTCCCAATTTTCTTCCAATTTCTTCTTCAAACACTTTCCTTCTTTCATTCTCTTCTCATTCTCCTTTCAATTCCAACGAATTTGATGTTAATCATGCTGTTTCCTCATTCCATCGCATGCTCTCTATGAATCCTACCCCATCCATTGTTCAATTCAACagaattttaacttcttttgtTAAGATGAACCATTATCCCACTGCTATTTCTCTTTCTCACCTATTGGAATTCAATGGAATTATGCctgatatttttacttttaatatctTGATTAATTGTTACTGCCACTTAGgtcaaatgaatttttcattttctatattGGGAAAGATTCTCAAGATGGGATTTCAGGAAAATACCATAACCTTGAATACTCTTATGAAAGGTCTTTGTCTTAACAATAAGATTCGGGAAGCTCTGCACTTTCATGATCATGTGGTGGCAAAGGGATTTCAGTTGGATCAAGTTAGTTATGGGATCTTGATCAATGGGTTGTGTAAAATGGGGGAAACAAGACCCGCGCTGCAATTGCTGAGACGAATTGATGGGAAATTGGCCAATGTGGTAATGTATAGCACTATCATTGATAGTTTGTGTAAAGATAAATCTATAAACGATGCTTACGAGTTGTATGTTGAGATGATTGCAAAGAGAATTTCTCCTGATGTTATCACTTTCAATAATCTATTATATGGATTTTGTATTGTTGGTCAATTGAAAGAAGCATTTGGTTTGTTCCATGAAATGGTATTGAAAAACGTCAACCCAAATGattatacttttaatatattgGTTGATTCCTTATGCAAGGAAGCAAAGGTCAAAGAAGCTATGAATGTGTTGGCTATAATGATAAAAGATGGTGTAAAACCGAATGTTGTAACGTATGGTGCTTTGATGGATGGGTATTGCTTAGTTAATCAAGTGAACAAGGCCATAAAAATATTCAACACTATGGTGCACAAGGGAGTGGTGCCGAATGTTCGGTGCTACAATATCATTATTAATGGATTGTGCAAGAATAAAATGGTGGATGAAGCCATGAACTTTAAAGAAATGCATAACAAGATGATTGTTCCTGATGTGGTAACTTATAGTACCCTTATTGATGGTTTGTGTAAATCGGGGAAAATCTCTTCTGCGTGGGAACTTGTTGATGAGATGCATCGTATAGGTCTACAGGTTAATGTAATCACTTACAGTTCTCTATTACATGCTTTGTGCAAAAAGAATCAGCTTGACCAGGCAATTGCATTGGTTAAGAAAATGACAGACCAAGGTATTCAGCCAAATATTATCACATACAATATATTGATTGATGGACTATGCAAAGGTGGAAGGCTTAAGAATGCACAAGTGATTTTTCATGATCTTTTAACTAAAGGCTACCAACTAACTGTATGGACATATAATATTATGATAAATGGGTTTTGTAAGGATTGCTTGTTTGACGAAGCACTTGCTTTGTTATCAAGAATGGAAGACAATGGTTGTATTCCTGATTTT CTTGTTGCTCAAGAAGCATAA
- the LOC101499985 gene encoding uncharacterized protein isoform X1 produces MLFSFSVSKLLTLTRYAFSLSSIPNFLPISSSNTFLLSFSSHSPFNSNEFDVNHAVSSFHRMLSMNPTPSIVQFNRILTSFVKMNHYPTAISLSHLLEFNGIMPDIFTFNILINCYCHLGQMNFSFSILGKILKMGFQENTITLNTLMKGLCLNNKIREALHFHDHVVAKGFQLDQVSYGILINGLCKMGETRPALQLLRRIDGKLANVVMYSTIIDSLCKDKSINDAYELYVEMIAKRISPDVITFNNLLYGFCIVGQLKEAFGLFHEMVLKNVNPNDYTFNILVDSLCKEAKVKEAMNVLAIMIKDGVKPNVVTYGALMDGYCLVNQVNKAIKIFNTMVHKGVVPNVRCYNIIINGLCKNKMVDEAMNFKEMHNKMIVPDVVTYSTLIDGLCKSGKISSAWELVDEMHRIGLQVNVITYSSLLHALCKKNQLDQAIALVKKMTDQGIQPNIITYNILIDGLCKGGRLKNAQVIFHDLLTKGYQLTVWTYNIMINGFCKDCLFDEALALLSRMEDNGCIPDFVSYETIIYALFDQDERDKVEKLLHEMISRGLLKKQN; encoded by the coding sequence ATGTTGTTTTCTTTCTCAGTTTCAAAGTTATTAACCCTAACAAGGTATGCTTTCTCTCTTTCTTCCATTCCCAATTTTCTTCCAATTTCTTCTTCAAACACTTTCCTTCTTTCATTCTCTTCTCATTCTCCTTTCAATTCCAACGAATTTGATGTTAATCATGCTGTTTCCTCATTCCATCGCATGCTCTCTATGAATCCTACCCCATCCATTGTTCAATTCAACagaattttaacttcttttgtTAAGATGAACCATTATCCCACTGCTATTTCTCTTTCTCACCTATTGGAATTCAATGGAATTATGCctgatatttttacttttaatatctTGATTAATTGTTACTGCCACTTAGgtcaaatgaatttttcattttctatattGGGAAAGATTCTCAAGATGGGATTTCAGGAAAATACCATAACCTTGAATACTCTTATGAAAGGTCTTTGTCTTAACAATAAGATTCGGGAAGCTCTGCACTTTCATGATCATGTGGTGGCAAAGGGATTTCAGTTGGATCAAGTTAGTTATGGGATCTTGATCAATGGGTTGTGTAAAATGGGGGAAACAAGACCCGCGCTGCAATTGCTGAGACGAATTGATGGGAAATTGGCCAATGTGGTAATGTATAGCACTATCATTGATAGTTTGTGTAAAGATAAATCTATAAACGATGCTTACGAGTTGTATGTTGAGATGATTGCAAAGAGAATTTCTCCTGATGTTATCACTTTCAATAATCTATTATATGGATTTTGTATTGTTGGTCAATTGAAAGAAGCATTTGGTTTGTTCCATGAAATGGTATTGAAAAACGTCAACCCAAATGattatacttttaatatattgGTTGATTCCTTATGCAAGGAAGCAAAGGTCAAAGAAGCTATGAATGTGTTGGCTATAATGATAAAAGATGGTGTAAAACCGAATGTTGTAACGTATGGTGCTTTGATGGATGGGTATTGCTTAGTTAATCAAGTGAACAAGGCCATAAAAATATTCAACACTATGGTGCACAAGGGAGTGGTGCCGAATGTTCGGTGCTACAATATCATTATTAATGGATTGTGCAAGAATAAAATGGTGGATGAAGCCATGAACTTTAAAGAAATGCATAACAAGATGATTGTTCCTGATGTGGTAACTTATAGTACCCTTATTGATGGTTTGTGTAAATCGGGGAAAATCTCTTCTGCGTGGGAACTTGTTGATGAGATGCATCGTATAGGTCTACAGGTTAATGTAATCACTTACAGTTCTCTATTACATGCTTTGTGCAAAAAGAATCAGCTTGACCAGGCAATTGCATTGGTTAAGAAAATGACAGACCAAGGTATTCAGCCAAATATTATCACATACAATATATTGATTGATGGACTATGCAAAGGTGGAAGGCTTAAGAATGCACAAGTGATTTTTCATGATCTTTTAACTAAAGGCTACCAACTAACTGTATGGACATATAATATTATGATAAATGGGTTTTGTAAGGATTGCTTGTTTGACGAAGCACTTGCTTTGTTATCAAGAATGGAAGACAATGGTTGTATTCCTGATTTTGTAAGTTATGAAACAATTATTTATGCCCTCTTTGACCAAGATGAAAGAGATAAGGTAGAAAAACTTCTACATGAAATGATTTCTAGAGGTCTATTGAAAAAGCAAAACTAG
- the LOC101499985 gene encoding uncharacterized protein isoform X3, with the protein MNFSFSILGKILKMGFQENTITLNTLMKGLCLNNKIREALHFHDHVVAKGFQLDQVSYGILINGLCKMGETRPALQLLRRIDGKLANVVMYSTIIDSLCKDKSINDAYELYVEMIAKRISPDVITFNNLLYGFCIVGQLKEAFGLFHEMVLKNVNPNDYTFNILVDSLCKEAKVKEAMNVLAIMIKDGVKPNVVTYGALMDGYCLVNQVNKAIKIFNTMVHKGVVPNVRCYNIIINGLCKNKMVDEAMNFKEMHNKMIVPDVVTYSTLIDGLCKSGKISSAWELVDEMHRIGLQVNVITYSSLLHALCKKNQLDQAIALVKKMTDQGIQPNIITYNILIDGLCKGGRLKNAQVIFHDLLTKGYQLTVWTYNIMINGFCKDCLFDEALALLSRMEDNGCIPDFVSYETIIYALFDQDERDKVEKLLHEMISRGLLKKQN; encoded by the coding sequence atgaatttttcattttctatattGGGAAAGATTCTCAAGATGGGATTTCAGGAAAATACCATAACCTTGAATACTCTTATGAAAGGTCTTTGTCTTAACAATAAGATTCGGGAAGCTCTGCACTTTCATGATCATGTGGTGGCAAAGGGATTTCAGTTGGATCAAGTTAGTTATGGGATCTTGATCAATGGGTTGTGTAAAATGGGGGAAACAAGACCCGCGCTGCAATTGCTGAGACGAATTGATGGGAAATTGGCCAATGTGGTAATGTATAGCACTATCATTGATAGTTTGTGTAAAGATAAATCTATAAACGATGCTTACGAGTTGTATGTTGAGATGATTGCAAAGAGAATTTCTCCTGATGTTATCACTTTCAATAATCTATTATATGGATTTTGTATTGTTGGTCAATTGAAAGAAGCATTTGGTTTGTTCCATGAAATGGTATTGAAAAACGTCAACCCAAATGattatacttttaatatattgGTTGATTCCTTATGCAAGGAAGCAAAGGTCAAAGAAGCTATGAATGTGTTGGCTATAATGATAAAAGATGGTGTAAAACCGAATGTTGTAACGTATGGTGCTTTGATGGATGGGTATTGCTTAGTTAATCAAGTGAACAAGGCCATAAAAATATTCAACACTATGGTGCACAAGGGAGTGGTGCCGAATGTTCGGTGCTACAATATCATTATTAATGGATTGTGCAAGAATAAAATGGTGGATGAAGCCATGAACTTTAAAGAAATGCATAACAAGATGATTGTTCCTGATGTGGTAACTTATAGTACCCTTATTGATGGTTTGTGTAAATCGGGGAAAATCTCTTCTGCGTGGGAACTTGTTGATGAGATGCATCGTATAGGTCTACAGGTTAATGTAATCACTTACAGTTCTCTATTACATGCTTTGTGCAAAAAGAATCAGCTTGACCAGGCAATTGCATTGGTTAAGAAAATGACAGACCAAGGTATTCAGCCAAATATTATCACATACAATATATTGATTGATGGACTATGCAAAGGTGGAAGGCTTAAGAATGCACAAGTGATTTTTCATGATCTTTTAACTAAAGGCTACCAACTAACTGTATGGACATATAATATTATGATAAATGGGTTTTGTAAGGATTGCTTGTTTGACGAAGCACTTGCTTTGTTATCAAGAATGGAAGACAATGGTTGTATTCCTGATTTTGTAAGTTATGAAACAATTATTTATGCCCTCTTTGACCAAGATGAAAGAGATAAGGTAGAAAAACTTCTACATGAAATGATTTCTAGAGGTCTATTGAAAAAGCAAAACTAG
- the LOC101499674 gene encoding probable folate-biopterin transporter 8, chloroplastic: MIHLSIQSHNNPFITNIPNFHKHIKTQSLKTTITCSHKNNPRRNFIEKQQPTFMVETETDIHHHQFVVKDKKKKKKEDEKEKIVFYEKEKKKKGLQIGTKQMLILCGFGYWLQGFRCFPWLGLNFHMASNLNLHPSMLQLVQYSANLPMVAKPLYGILSDVIYVGGAHRIPYIITGVLLQIFAWNRLAFVPAAREVLTGLVGTVLLSNLGASITEVAKDALVAEYGKKHKIEGLQSYAFMALAAGGIFGNLIGGYFLQKMPPRIMFVIFSALLSLQLAISFSTREDSLGIPQPSCENLATKSVSENIRQQVSDLIVAISDKSIFHPLLWIVGSITMVPMLTGSIFCYQTQCLNLDPMIIGWSRVIGQMMLLSGTVLYNRYWKKFPMRKMIGAVQILYASSLLLDLILVRQINLKFGIPNEVFALCFSGVAEILAQFKILPFAVLFATLCPKGCEGSLTSFLASALCLSSIASGFLGVGLASLLGITSGILTQFVAALIPLVWISSVPMSQPDSEKQRRKSMSRRARRNRRVGKVVISSINAYRREREWESQR; encoded by the exons atgattCACCTTTCAATTCAATCTCATAACAACCCATTTATAACAAACATCCCAAACTTTCACAAACACATAAAAACACAATCTTTGAAAACAACAATAACATGTTCTCACAAAAACAATCCTAGAAGAAACTTTATAGAAAAACAACAACCTACATTCATGGTTGAAACTGAAACTGACATACATCACCACCAATTTGTTGTGAAagacaagaagaagaaaaagaaggaagaTGAAAAGGAAAAGATAGTTTTTTatgagaaagagaagaagaaaaagggtCTTCAAATTGGAACAAAACAAATGCTTATATTGTGTGGATTTGGTTATTGGTTACAAGGGTTTAGGTGTTTTCCTTGGCTTGGTTTGAATTTTCATATGGCTAGTAATCTAAATTTGCATCCTTCAATGTTGCAACTTGTTCAGTATTCTGCTAATCTTCCTATGGTGGCTAAACCACTTTATGGAATTCTTTCTGATGTTATTTATGTTGGTGGTGCTCACAGAATCCCTTACATTATCACAGGAG TTCTTTTGCAGATCTTTGCTTGGAATCGTCTCGCATTTGTCCCTGCTGCACGCGAAGTGCTTACTGGTTTAGTTGGAACCGTGCTTCTCAGTAACTTGGGAGCATCCATTACAGAAGTAGCAAAGGATGCTCTTGTAGCCGAGTACGGAAAGAAACACAAAATCGAAGGCCTACAATCATACGCGTTCATGGCATTAGCGGCAGGTGGAATCTTTGGCAACTTGATCGGCGGCTATTTTTTACAGAAAATGCCTCCTAGAAtcatgtttgttatattttCAGCTTTACTATCTCTACAACTAGCAATTTCTTTCTCAACAAGAGAGGATTCTTTAGGCATACCGCAACCATCATGTGAAAATCTTGCAACAAAATCCGTCTCAGAAAATATCAGACAACAAGTGTCTGATCTTATCGTGGCGATCAGCGACAAAAGTATTTTTCACCCCCTTTTATGGATTGTTGGATCAATTACTATGGTTCCGATGCTTACAGGCTCGATATTTTGCTATCAGACACAATGTCTAAATCTTGATCCTATGATCATTGGTTGGTCTCGAGTGATTGGTCAGATGATGCTTCTTTCAGGAACGGTGCTTTATAACCGATATTGGAAAAAGTTTCCAATGAGAAAGATGATAGGCGCAGTGCAGATTCTATACGCTTCGTCGCTACTTCTCGATCTCATTTTGGTTAGACAGATAAATCTTAAATTCGGAATTCCAAATGAGGTGTTTGCTCTTTGCTTTTCGGGTGTAGCAGAAATTCTAGCACAGTTCAAAATCCTTCCATTCGCAGTTCTATTTGCAACTTTATGTCCAAAGGGTTGTGAAGGATCTCTCACCTCTTTCCTTGCATCAGCTTTGTGCTTATCATCTATAGCTAGTGGCTTTCTTGGCGTTGGATTGGCCTCTTTGCTCGGTATTACATCCG GAATTCTCACACAATTTGTCGCAGCTTTAATACCTTTAGTATGGATTAGTTCGGTACCAATGTCACAGCCTGATTCAGAGAAGCAGAGGCGAAAAAGTATGAGCAGAAGAGCGCGTAGAAACAGAAGAGTTGGAAAAGTTGTGATTAGTTCGATTAACGCCTATAGGCGCGAAAGGGAATGGGAATCACAAAGGTAA